A single window of Melospiza georgiana isolate bMelGeo1 chromosome 6, bMelGeo1.pri, whole genome shotgun sequence DNA harbors:
- the SYT13 gene encoding synaptotagmin-13 isoform X2: MVLSAPVIALGATLGTATSILALCGLTCFCKCKQPGKGLSEKDQEDETENTKPSVLQPVQQFNIKKTAEPVQPRALLKFPNIYGPKPEVTSPEIVNYTQYSLKTTEEPAPGKHTALDENRMKIQVNEELFVLPQNGVVKDVCVTEPLRPERAGGAQQAPELHYSLLYEPQRAQLRVALLQAMHDGMSGDQDTGCHCYILGTLESKSGIAEAQTELKKKVLHTLWEEVLQFPLTEEEMPGGTLTLTLRNCDKFSRHSIVGELKLNLAEMEESFGKAQWERLKSPEKEPSTGHGEVLLSISYLPAANRLLVVIIKAKNLHSKQLKDLLGSDVSVKVTLRHQSLKLKKKQTKRAKHKINPVWNEMIMFEVPHELLRASSVELEMLSQDGAGQSHVLGKCSLGLHVTGTERSHWEEMLRNPRKQIAMWHQLHM; the protein is encoded by the exons ATGGTTTTGTCTGCTCCAGTTATAGCCCTGGGGGCTACCTTAGGGACTGCAACTAGCATCCTTGCCCTCTGCGGCCTCACCTGCTTCTGCAAATGCAAGCAACCTGGGAAAGGACTCTCAGAAAAGGACCAAGAGGACGAGACGGAAAATACTAAGCCCAGTGTGCTTCAGCCAGTCCAGCAA TTCAACATTAAGAAAACTGCAGAGCCAGTCCAGCCTCGAGCACTTCTGAAGTTTCCCAACATTTATGGCCCCAAACCAGAAGTAACTTCACCTGAAATTGTTAACTACACACAGTACTCTCTGAAGACAACTGAAGAACCAGCTCCTGGGAAACATACTGCTTTGGATGAGAATAGGATGAAGATACAAGTCAATGAAGAGCTGTTTGTTCTCCCTCAAAACG GTGTGGTGAAGGACGTGTGCGTCACGGAGCCCCTGAGGCCCGAGCGGGCAGGCGGCGCGCAGCAGGCCCCCGAGCTGCACTACTCCCTGCTCTACGAGCCCCAGCGCGCACAGCTGCGCGTGGCCCTCCTCCAAG CTATGCATGACGGAATGAGCGGGGACCAAGACACTGGCTGCCATTGCTACATACTGGGCACCCTGGAGAGCAAGTCTGGCATTGCTGAGGCCCAGACGGAGCTGAAGAAGAAGGTACTTCACACCCTTTGGGAGGAGGTGCTGCAATTCCCATTAACAGAGGAGGAGATGCCAGGAGGAACACTGACTCTCACCCTGAGAAACTGTGACAAGTTCTCCAGGCACAGCATTGTGGGGGAACTGAAACTGAACCTTGCTGAAATGGAGGAATCCTTTGGGAAGGCCCAGTGGGAAAGGCTGAAGAGCCCAGAGAAG GAGCCATCCACAGGCCATGGGGAGGTTCTGCTCTCTATTAGCTACCTGCCAGCAGCTAACCGCCTGCTAGTGGTGATTATTAAGGCTAAAAACCTCCATTCCAAGCAGCTGAAAGATCTCCTCGGAAGTG ATGTTTCTGTCAAAGTGACACTGAGGCATCAGTCACTGAAGCTGAAGAAGAAGCAGACCAAACGTGCAAAACACAAGATCAACCCTgtgtggaatgagatgatcatGTTTGAGGTGCCTCATGAGCTCCTGCGTGCCTCCAGCGTGGAGCTGGAAATGCtgagccaggatggagctggccagagccaTGTGCTTGGCAAGTGCAGTCTGGGCTTacatgtcacaggcacagaGAGGAGCCACTGGGAAGAAATGCTGAGGAACCCCAGGAAACAGATAGCCATGTGGCACCAGCTCCACATGTAG
- the SYT13 gene encoding synaptotagmin-13 isoform X1: MVLSAPVIALGATLGTATSILALCGLTCFCKCKQPGKGLSEKDQEDETENTKPSVLQPVQQFNIKKTAEPVQPRALLKFPNIYGPKPEVTSPEIVNYTQYSLKTTEEPAPGKHTALDENRMKIQVNEELFVLPQNVPGVVKDVCVTEPLRPERAGGAQQAPELHYSLLYEPQRAQLRVALLQAMHDGMSGDQDTGCHCYILGTLESKSGIAEAQTELKKKVLHTLWEEVLQFPLTEEEMPGGTLTLTLRNCDKFSRHSIVGELKLNLAEMEESFGKAQWERLKSPEKEPSTGHGEVLLSISYLPAANRLLVVIIKAKNLHSKQLKDLLGSDVSVKVTLRHQSLKLKKKQTKRAKHKINPVWNEMIMFEVPHELLRASSVELEMLSQDGAGQSHVLGKCSLGLHVTGTERSHWEEMLRNPRKQIAMWHQLHM; the protein is encoded by the exons ATGGTTTTGTCTGCTCCAGTTATAGCCCTGGGGGCTACCTTAGGGACTGCAACTAGCATCCTTGCCCTCTGCGGCCTCACCTGCTTCTGCAAATGCAAGCAACCTGGGAAAGGACTCTCAGAAAAGGACCAAGAGGACGAGACGGAAAATACTAAGCCCAGTGTGCTTCAGCCAGTCCAGCAA TTCAACATTAAGAAAACTGCAGAGCCAGTCCAGCCTCGAGCACTTCTGAAGTTTCCCAACATTTATGGCCCCAAACCAGAAGTAACTTCACCTGAAATTGTTAACTACACACAGTACTCTCTGAAGACAACTGAAGAACCAGCTCCTGGGAAACATACTGCTTTGGATGAGAATAGGATGAAGATACAAGTCAATGAAGAGCTGTTTGTTCTCCCTCAAAACG TTCCAGGTGTGGTGAAGGACGTGTGCGTCACGGAGCCCCTGAGGCCCGAGCGGGCAGGCGGCGCGCAGCAGGCCCCCGAGCTGCACTACTCCCTGCTCTACGAGCCCCAGCGCGCACAGCTGCGCGTGGCCCTCCTCCAAG CTATGCATGACGGAATGAGCGGGGACCAAGACACTGGCTGCCATTGCTACATACTGGGCACCCTGGAGAGCAAGTCTGGCATTGCTGAGGCCCAGACGGAGCTGAAGAAGAAGGTACTTCACACCCTTTGGGAGGAGGTGCTGCAATTCCCATTAACAGAGGAGGAGATGCCAGGAGGAACACTGACTCTCACCCTGAGAAACTGTGACAAGTTCTCCAGGCACAGCATTGTGGGGGAACTGAAACTGAACCTTGCTGAAATGGAGGAATCCTTTGGGAAGGCCCAGTGGGAAAGGCTGAAGAGCCCAGAGAAG GAGCCATCCACAGGCCATGGGGAGGTTCTGCTCTCTATTAGCTACCTGCCAGCAGCTAACCGCCTGCTAGTGGTGATTATTAAGGCTAAAAACCTCCATTCCAAGCAGCTGAAAGATCTCCTCGGAAGTG ATGTTTCTGTCAAAGTGACACTGAGGCATCAGTCACTGAAGCTGAAGAAGAAGCAGACCAAACGTGCAAAACACAAGATCAACCCTgtgtggaatgagatgatcatGTTTGAGGTGCCTCATGAGCTCCTGCGTGCCTCCAGCGTGGAGCTGGAAATGCtgagccaggatggagctggccagagccaTGTGCTTGGCAAGTGCAGTCTGGGCTTacatgtcacaggcacagaGAGGAGCCACTGGGAAGAAATGCTGAGGAACCCCAGGAAACAGATAGCCATGTGGCACCAGCTCCACATGTAG